One region of Eupeodes corollae chromosome 1, idEupCoro1.1, whole genome shotgun sequence genomic DNA includes:
- the LOC129942799 gene encoding rho guanine nucleotide exchange factor 17 isoform X2, translated as MGKSSKAQDQWLQEFEQRAFHKTSEQERIRKLEKSEKLKELTELLKNTCIYQTQSNHSLLSTQNKRHIASTATCLTAEQSENQDHGNECTLNKFLGKVSISKAGFFPKVRKISLKSSINLLPLSPLNIGNPTDLSQREFQKYILIERYFCEYKDDLKKNENKLHKEHITKYTAISPTKMLSKLKACEINTIETILYVKLQYDAILGHTNCCTQNLSPSLNLSICEVHQTQPNQFFPDAPSPGNNNNCKKDVFSTSEFLAQLLNGSSETNISDDCRQICTDTRTHIAEEIYRNEQSYVESLQMVVLKYLNVLKSPEYAGMIDSKTVDEIFFMVPEILLIHERFLKELKKRLDNWVPNQKVGDAFIEIFSKTEVLEVYTSFVNNCNRAKNAIRTAKQSRPSFARFLETTAREHKGKLTLDNLLIKPVQKFPNYEMLFTRLIKHTIGEHPDQKHLQDVLKLVHDILVHINCKEKEILVNFQRQATLRELENIIEGVTNLNGPDRQFIIFDLVSMTTAPGVKKERGFFLFNDFLLITSLKRRSGSVRKPNTSYCPANIAVTLDTTKYKFLTKVLLVNLENVKSKEDEFRKESDNLENLPDDCNKLQKISEIASTIKYPHQMLEEAIRNIHLEIQNLLFERELNATRLNALEITINSPNGREHLEIMFTNAEKRFQWEEAFNEAKQKLALTSEQHPVPEFVTSIPIVKTRAGLQFTCAEPTLSEPKEVWVCNSDGYVGQVCIMSLLPEPNVTSCNGVCNARILCLTSAPAINDSKTNNFSTSSNEDICSSEDKETSSLKNSEKQKETSTMNAITDLKLDFNSSSDESEQEKYLEGEGIGRPVAASNAIIRFKIPVHLHKNVSYSDEIDSNQSTMWLGTEDGYVHIYNCTESIRIKKNKIKIQHASAVYAILHLENRIFVSLANGDLCVYRRDKVRWNTTSPLCFSIGTVSSPVTKFLNVYLKLWCSIQGIIKVLDTKTLQVVHQIQVSPDSKPITNMALTLNTVWISVQNSATIKCFHANTYQLVTEVNLGPAVNKMLSSCDDIIRQHKAACLRVTSLLSCKDLIWIGTSAGVLLTISAHGIENGSVNVVPSGIPYGHTGHVRFLTFVESSLNQTHDSKLTDTHLSTCNRNQMDSKSTTENNYTLVISGGDGFEDFRNSGANSLSEIAGREDSTNYLLVWQIS; from the exons ATGGGCAAATCAAGTAAAGCACAAGATCAATGGTTACAAGAGTTTGAACAAAGGGCTTTTCATAAAACCTCTGAGCAAGAAAGAATACGAAAATTAGAGAAATCTGAAAAGCTAAAGGAGCTTACAGAGCTCCTTAAAAACACATGTATATACCAAACTCAATCAAATCATTCACTGTTaagtacacaaaataaaagacaTATAGCATCAACTGCAACTTGTTTAACAGCGGAGCAATCAGAGAATCAAGACCATGGCAATGAatgtactttaaataaattccttGGAAAAGTTTCGATATCTAAAGCTGGTTTCTTCCCAAAAGTAAGAAAGATAAGTCTTAAATCATCAATCAACTTGTTGCCCTTGTCACCGCTCAATATCGGAAACCCAACTGATTTATCACAgagagaatttcaaaaatatattcttatcGAACGTTATTTTTGCGAATATAaagacgatttaaaaaaaaatgaaaataaacttcaCAAAGagcatataacaaaatatacTGCAATTTcaccaacaaaaatgttatcaaagtTAAAAGCATGTGAAATTAATACCATTGAAACTATATTATATGTTAAACTCCAATATG ATGCCATACTAGGTCACACTAATTGTTGTACACAGAATTTATCGCCCAGTCTTAACCTAAGTATATGTGAGGTTCATCAAACTCaaccaaatcaattttttcctgATGCCCCAAGTCCAGGaaataacaataattgtaaGAAAGATGTTTTTTCTACTTCGGAGTTCTTAGCACAGTTGCTTAATGGATCTTCAGAAACTAATATTTCGGATGATTGTCGACAGATTTGCACA gaTACCCGCACCCACATAGCTGAAGAAATTTATCGAAATGAGCAATCGTACGTTGAGTCTTTGCAGATGGTTgtcttgaaatatttaaatgttcttaaatcACCCGAGTATGCTGGCATGATTGATTCTAAAACGGTAGACGAAATATTTTTCATGGTACCAGAAATACTCTTAATTCATgaaaggtttttaaaagaactgaaaaaacgTCTAGACAACTGGGTACCAAACCAAAAAGTAGGTGATGCATTCATTGAAATT ttttcaaaaacagaagTATTAGAAGTTTACACATCTTTTGTAAACAATTGTAATAGAGCGAAAAATGCTATCCGTACAGCCAAACAATCGAGACCTTCATTTGCCAGGTTTTTGGAGACAACAGCTAGAGAGCATAAGGGAAAACTCACTTTGGACAACCTTTTAATTAAACCAGTTCAAAAATTTCCAAA ctATGAGATGCTATTTACCAGGCTTATAAAGCATACAATCGGAGAACATCCAGATCAAAAACATCTTCAAGATGTTTTGAAACTTGTTCATGATATACTAGTTCATATAAACtgtaaagaaaaggaaattttagtaaattttcaaAGACAGGCAACCCTGCGTGAGctagaaaatataattgaaggTGTAACAAACCTTAATGGTCCTGATCGCCAATTCATTATATTTGACCTGGTATCTATGACAACTGCTCCGGGCGTTAAAAAGGAAAGaggatttttcctttttaatgattttttactgATAACAAGCCTCAAACGAAGAAGTGGATCAGTCAGGAAACCAAATAC ATCTTACTGCCCTGCAAATATTGCAGTCACCTTGGAtactacaaaatataaatttttaaccaAAGTATTACTAGTCAATTTGGAAAATGTAAAAT cAAAAGAGGATGAATTTCGAAAAGAGAGTGATAACTTGGAAAATTTACCAGATGATTGtaataaacttcaaaaaatttctGAAATTGCTTCAACAATCAAATATCCACATCAAATGTTGGAAGAAGCCATACGAAATATACatttagaaatacaaaatctGTTATTTGAACGTGAATTAAATGCAACCCGTCTTAATGCGTTGGAAATAACGATCAATTCACC aaATGGAAGAGAGCATTTAGAAATAATGTTTACCAATGCAGAAAAACGGTTTCAATGGGAAGAGGCATTCAATGAAGCTAAGCAAAAACTAGCCTTAACTTCAGAACAGCATCCCGTTCCGGAATTTGTTACCTCAATTCCTATCGTTAAGACAAGGGCTGGTTTACAGTTTACATGTGCAGAACCAACTTTAAGTGAACCAAAAGAAGTCTGGGTATGTAACAGTGATGGATATGTTGGACAAGTTTGTATTATGAGCCTACTCCCGGAACCTAATGTTACCAGCTGTAATGGAGTTTGTAACGCAAGAATTTTATGCTTGACATCGGCTCCTGCGATAAACGATAG taaaacaaacaacttttctACTTCATCAAACGAGGATATATGTTCTAGTGAAGACAAAGAGACCAGCTCACTTAAAAACTctgaaaaacaaaaggaaacatCTACTATGAATGCAATCACTGATTTAAAATTAGATTTCAATAGTTCTAGTGATGAATCTgagcaagaaaaatatttagaagGAGAAGGGATAGGTAGACCAGTTGCTGCATCAAATGCAATAATTCGATTTAAAATTCCTGTACACTTGCACAAAAAT GTATCCTATTCCGATGAAATTGATAGCAATCAATCAACTATGTGGCTTGGTACTGAAGACGGTTATGTACACATCTATAACTGCACTGAAAgtattagaataaaaaaaaacaaaattaagatacAACACGCATCAGCTGTTTATGCAATCCT GCATCTTGAAAACAGAATATTTGTTTCACTAGCAAACGGTGACTTATGTGTCTATCGTAGGGATAAGG TTCGTTGGAATACAACATCACCTCTCTGTTTTTCGATTGGAACGGTTTCAAGTCCAGTGACCAAGTTTTTGAACGTTTATTTGAAGTTATGGTGTTCTATTCAAGGAATTATAAAGGTTTTGGATACGAAAACCTTGCAA GTTGTTCATCAAATACAAGTATCACCAGATTCTAAACCTATTACAAACATGGCTCTTACTCTTAACACCGTGTGGATATCTGTACAGAATTCTGCAACTATCAAATGTTTCCATGCAAACAC ATACCAACTAGTAACGGAAGTTAACTTAGGACCAGCTGTAAATAAGATGTTATCTAGTTGCGACGACATTATTCGTCAACATAAAGCAGCTTGTCTACGTGTAACGTCTTTACTATCATGTAAAGATCTTATTTGGATTGGCACAAGCGCAGGAGTTTTACTGACAATATCAGCACATGGAATTGAAAATGGATCAGTAAACGTTGTTCCATCAGGAATACCGTATGGGCATACAGGTCATGTTAGATTCCTAACATTTGTTGAGTCTTCTCTCAACCAAACCCATGATTCCAAGTTAACAGATACACATTTAAGCACATGCAATAGAAACCAAAT GGACAGTAAAAGTACGACGGAAAACAATTATACATTAGTAATATCGGGTGGAGACGGATTTGAAGATTTTCGAAACTCGGGAGCAAACTCTTTAAGCGAAATAGCTGGAAGAGAAGACAGTACAAATTATCTACTAGTATGGCAGATTTCATAA
- the LOC129942799 gene encoding rho guanine nucleotide exchange factor 17 isoform X4 produces the protein MGKSSKAQDQWLQEFEQRAFHKTSEQERIRKLEKSEKLKELTELLKNTCIYQTQSNHSLLSTQNKRHIASTATCLTAEQSENQDHGNECTLNKFLGKVSISKAGFFPKVRKISLKSSINLLPLSPLNIGNPTDLSQREFQKYILIERYFCEYKDDLKKNENKLHKEHITKYTAISPTKMLSKLKACEINTIETILYVKLQYDAILGHTNCCTQNLSPSLNLSICEVHQTQPNQFFPDAPSPGNNNNCKKDVFSTSEFLAQLLNGSSETNISDDCRQICTDTRTHIAEEIYRNEQSYVESLQMVVLKYLNVLKSPEYAGMIDSKTVDEIFFMVPEILLIHERFLKELKKRLDNWVPNQKFSKTEVLEVYTSFVNNCNRAKNAIRTAKQSRPSFARFLETTAREHKGKLTLDNLLIKPVQKFPNYEMLFTRLIKHTIGEHPDQKHLQDVLKLVHDILVHINCKEKEILVNFQRQATLRELENIIEGVTNLNGPDRQFIIFDLVSMTTAPGVKKERGFFLFNDFLLITSLKRRSGSVRKPNTSYCPANIAVTLDTTKYKFLTKVLLVNLENVKSKEDEFRKESDNLENLPDDCNKLQKISEIASTIKYPHQMLEEAIRNIHLEIQNLLFERELNATRLNALEITINSPNGREHLEIMFTNAEKRFQWEEAFNEAKQKLALTSEQHPVPEFVTSIPIVKTRAGLQFTCAEPTLSEPKEVWVCNSDGYVGQVCIMSLLPEPNVTSCNGVCNARILCLTSAPAINDSKTNNFSTSSNEDICSSEDKETSSLKNSEKQKETSTMNAITDLKLDFNSSSDESEQEKYLEGEGIGRPVAASNAIIRFKIPVHLHKNVSYSDEIDSNQSTMWLGTEDGYVHIYNCTESIRIKKNKIKIQHASAVYAILHLENRIFVSLANGDLCVYRRDKVRWNTTSPLCFSIGTVSSPVTKFLNVYLKLWCSIQGIIKVLDTKTLQVVHQIQVSPDSKPITNMALTLNTVWISVQNSATIKCFHANTYQLVTEVNLGPAVNKMLSSCDDIIRQHKAACLRVTSLLSCKDLIWIGTSAGVLLTISAHGIENGSVNVVPSGIPYGHTGHVRFLTFVESSLNQTHDSKLTDTHLSTCNRNQIYSRDSKSTTENNYTLVISGGDGFEDFRNSGANSLSEIAGREDSTNYLLVWQIS, from the exons ATGGGCAAATCAAGTAAAGCACAAGATCAATGGTTACAAGAGTTTGAACAAAGGGCTTTTCATAAAACCTCTGAGCAAGAAAGAATACGAAAATTAGAGAAATCTGAAAAGCTAAAGGAGCTTACAGAGCTCCTTAAAAACACATGTATATACCAAACTCAATCAAATCATTCACTGTTaagtacacaaaataaaagacaTATAGCATCAACTGCAACTTGTTTAACAGCGGAGCAATCAGAGAATCAAGACCATGGCAATGAatgtactttaaataaattccttGGAAAAGTTTCGATATCTAAAGCTGGTTTCTTCCCAAAAGTAAGAAAGATAAGTCTTAAATCATCAATCAACTTGTTGCCCTTGTCACCGCTCAATATCGGAAACCCAACTGATTTATCACAgagagaatttcaaaaatatattcttatcGAACGTTATTTTTGCGAATATAaagacgatttaaaaaaaaatgaaaataaacttcaCAAAGagcatataacaaaatatacTGCAATTTcaccaacaaaaatgttatcaaagtTAAAAGCATGTGAAATTAATACCATTGAAACTATATTATATGTTAAACTCCAATATG ATGCCATACTAGGTCACACTAATTGTTGTACACAGAATTTATCGCCCAGTCTTAACCTAAGTATATGTGAGGTTCATCAAACTCaaccaaatcaattttttcctgATGCCCCAAGTCCAGGaaataacaataattgtaaGAAAGATGTTTTTTCTACTTCGGAGTTCTTAGCACAGTTGCTTAATGGATCTTCAGAAACTAATATTTCGGATGATTGTCGACAGATTTGCACA gaTACCCGCACCCACATAGCTGAAGAAATTTATCGAAATGAGCAATCGTACGTTGAGTCTTTGCAGATGGTTgtcttgaaatatttaaatgttcttaaatcACCCGAGTATGCTGGCATGATTGATTCTAAAACGGTAGACGAAATATTTTTCATGGTACCAGAAATACTCTTAATTCATgaaaggtttttaaaagaactgaaaaaacgTCTAGACAACTGGGTACCAAACCAAAAA ttttcaaaaacagaagTATTAGAAGTTTACACATCTTTTGTAAACAATTGTAATAGAGCGAAAAATGCTATCCGTACAGCCAAACAATCGAGACCTTCATTTGCCAGGTTTTTGGAGACAACAGCTAGAGAGCATAAGGGAAAACTCACTTTGGACAACCTTTTAATTAAACCAGTTCAAAAATTTCCAAA ctATGAGATGCTATTTACCAGGCTTATAAAGCATACAATCGGAGAACATCCAGATCAAAAACATCTTCAAGATGTTTTGAAACTTGTTCATGATATACTAGTTCATATAAACtgtaaagaaaaggaaattttagtaaattttcaaAGACAGGCAACCCTGCGTGAGctagaaaatataattgaaggTGTAACAAACCTTAATGGTCCTGATCGCCAATTCATTATATTTGACCTGGTATCTATGACAACTGCTCCGGGCGTTAAAAAGGAAAGaggatttttcctttttaatgattttttactgATAACAAGCCTCAAACGAAGAAGTGGATCAGTCAGGAAACCAAATAC ATCTTACTGCCCTGCAAATATTGCAGTCACCTTGGAtactacaaaatataaatttttaaccaAAGTATTACTAGTCAATTTGGAAAATGTAAAAT cAAAAGAGGATGAATTTCGAAAAGAGAGTGATAACTTGGAAAATTTACCAGATGATTGtaataaacttcaaaaaatttctGAAATTGCTTCAACAATCAAATATCCACATCAAATGTTGGAAGAAGCCATACGAAATATACatttagaaatacaaaatctGTTATTTGAACGTGAATTAAATGCAACCCGTCTTAATGCGTTGGAAATAACGATCAATTCACC aaATGGAAGAGAGCATTTAGAAATAATGTTTACCAATGCAGAAAAACGGTTTCAATGGGAAGAGGCATTCAATGAAGCTAAGCAAAAACTAGCCTTAACTTCAGAACAGCATCCCGTTCCGGAATTTGTTACCTCAATTCCTATCGTTAAGACAAGGGCTGGTTTACAGTTTACATGTGCAGAACCAACTTTAAGTGAACCAAAAGAAGTCTGGGTATGTAACAGTGATGGATATGTTGGACAAGTTTGTATTATGAGCCTACTCCCGGAACCTAATGTTACCAGCTGTAATGGAGTTTGTAACGCAAGAATTTTATGCTTGACATCGGCTCCTGCGATAAACGATAG taaaacaaacaacttttctACTTCATCAAACGAGGATATATGTTCTAGTGAAGACAAAGAGACCAGCTCACTTAAAAACTctgaaaaacaaaaggaaacatCTACTATGAATGCAATCACTGATTTAAAATTAGATTTCAATAGTTCTAGTGATGAATCTgagcaagaaaaatatttagaagGAGAAGGGATAGGTAGACCAGTTGCTGCATCAAATGCAATAATTCGATTTAAAATTCCTGTACACTTGCACAAAAAT GTATCCTATTCCGATGAAATTGATAGCAATCAATCAACTATGTGGCTTGGTACTGAAGACGGTTATGTACACATCTATAACTGCACTGAAAgtattagaataaaaaaaaacaaaattaagatacAACACGCATCAGCTGTTTATGCAATCCT GCATCTTGAAAACAGAATATTTGTTTCACTAGCAAACGGTGACTTATGTGTCTATCGTAGGGATAAGG TTCGTTGGAATACAACATCACCTCTCTGTTTTTCGATTGGAACGGTTTCAAGTCCAGTGACCAAGTTTTTGAACGTTTATTTGAAGTTATGGTGTTCTATTCAAGGAATTATAAAGGTTTTGGATACGAAAACCTTGCAA GTTGTTCATCAAATACAAGTATCACCAGATTCTAAACCTATTACAAACATGGCTCTTACTCTTAACACCGTGTGGATATCTGTACAGAATTCTGCAACTATCAAATGTTTCCATGCAAACAC ATACCAACTAGTAACGGAAGTTAACTTAGGACCAGCTGTAAATAAGATGTTATCTAGTTGCGACGACATTATTCGTCAACATAAAGCAGCTTGTCTACGTGTAACGTCTTTACTATCATGTAAAGATCTTATTTGGATTGGCACAAGCGCAGGAGTTTTACTGACAATATCAGCACATGGAATTGAAAATGGATCAGTAAACGTTGTTCCATCAGGAATACCGTATGGGCATACAGGTCATGTTAGATTCCTAACATTTGTTGAGTCTTCTCTCAACCAAACCCATGATTCCAAGTTAACAGATACACATTTAAGCACATGCAATAGAAACCAAAT atacTCAAGGGACAGTAAAAGTACGACGGAAAACAATTATACATTAGTAATATCGGGTGGAGACGGATTTGAAGATTTTCGAAACTCGGGAGCAAACTCTTTAAGCGAAATAGCTGGAAGAGAAGACAGTACAAATTATCTACTAGTATGGCAGATTTCATAA
- the LOC129942799 gene encoding rho guanine nucleotide exchange factor 17 isoform X1, whose amino-acid sequence MGKSSKAQDQWLQEFEQRAFHKTSEQERIRKLEKSEKLKELTELLKNTCIYQTQSNHSLLSTQNKRHIASTATCLTAEQSENQDHGNECTLNKFLGKVSISKAGFFPKVRKISLKSSINLLPLSPLNIGNPTDLSQREFQKYILIERYFCEYKDDLKKNENKLHKEHITKYTAISPTKMLSKLKACEINTIETILYVKLQYDAILGHTNCCTQNLSPSLNLSICEVHQTQPNQFFPDAPSPGNNNNCKKDVFSTSEFLAQLLNGSSETNISDDCRQICTDTRTHIAEEIYRNEQSYVESLQMVVLKYLNVLKSPEYAGMIDSKTVDEIFFMVPEILLIHERFLKELKKRLDNWVPNQKVGDAFIEIFSKTEVLEVYTSFVNNCNRAKNAIRTAKQSRPSFARFLETTAREHKGKLTLDNLLIKPVQKFPNYEMLFTRLIKHTIGEHPDQKHLQDVLKLVHDILVHINCKEKEILVNFQRQATLRELENIIEGVTNLNGPDRQFIIFDLVSMTTAPGVKKERGFFLFNDFLLITSLKRRSGSVRKPNTSYCPANIAVTLDTTKYKFLTKVLLVNLENVKSKEDEFRKESDNLENLPDDCNKLQKISEIASTIKYPHQMLEEAIRNIHLEIQNLLFERELNATRLNALEITINSPNGREHLEIMFTNAEKRFQWEEAFNEAKQKLALTSEQHPVPEFVTSIPIVKTRAGLQFTCAEPTLSEPKEVWVCNSDGYVGQVCIMSLLPEPNVTSCNGVCNARILCLTSAPAINDSKTNNFSTSSNEDICSSEDKETSSLKNSEKQKETSTMNAITDLKLDFNSSSDESEQEKYLEGEGIGRPVAASNAIIRFKIPVHLHKNVSYSDEIDSNQSTMWLGTEDGYVHIYNCTESIRIKKNKIKIQHASAVYAILHLENRIFVSLANGDLCVYRRDKVRWNTTSPLCFSIGTVSSPVTKFLNVYLKLWCSIQGIIKVLDTKTLQVVHQIQVSPDSKPITNMALTLNTVWISVQNSATIKCFHANTYQLVTEVNLGPAVNKMLSSCDDIIRQHKAACLRVTSLLSCKDLIWIGTSAGVLLTISAHGIENGSVNVVPSGIPYGHTGHVRFLTFVESSLNQTHDSKLTDTHLSTCNRNQIYSRDSKSTTENNYTLVISGGDGFEDFRNSGANSLSEIAGREDSTNYLLVWQIS is encoded by the exons ATGGGCAAATCAAGTAAAGCACAAGATCAATGGTTACAAGAGTTTGAACAAAGGGCTTTTCATAAAACCTCTGAGCAAGAAAGAATACGAAAATTAGAGAAATCTGAAAAGCTAAAGGAGCTTACAGAGCTCCTTAAAAACACATGTATATACCAAACTCAATCAAATCATTCACTGTTaagtacacaaaataaaagacaTATAGCATCAACTGCAACTTGTTTAACAGCGGAGCAATCAGAGAATCAAGACCATGGCAATGAatgtactttaaataaattccttGGAAAAGTTTCGATATCTAAAGCTGGTTTCTTCCCAAAAGTAAGAAAGATAAGTCTTAAATCATCAATCAACTTGTTGCCCTTGTCACCGCTCAATATCGGAAACCCAACTGATTTATCACAgagagaatttcaaaaatatattcttatcGAACGTTATTTTTGCGAATATAaagacgatttaaaaaaaaatgaaaataaacttcaCAAAGagcatataacaaaatatacTGCAATTTcaccaacaaaaatgttatcaaagtTAAAAGCATGTGAAATTAATACCATTGAAACTATATTATATGTTAAACTCCAATATG ATGCCATACTAGGTCACACTAATTGTTGTACACAGAATTTATCGCCCAGTCTTAACCTAAGTATATGTGAGGTTCATCAAACTCaaccaaatcaattttttcctgATGCCCCAAGTCCAGGaaataacaataattgtaaGAAAGATGTTTTTTCTACTTCGGAGTTCTTAGCACAGTTGCTTAATGGATCTTCAGAAACTAATATTTCGGATGATTGTCGACAGATTTGCACA gaTACCCGCACCCACATAGCTGAAGAAATTTATCGAAATGAGCAATCGTACGTTGAGTCTTTGCAGATGGTTgtcttgaaatatttaaatgttcttaaatcACCCGAGTATGCTGGCATGATTGATTCTAAAACGGTAGACGAAATATTTTTCATGGTACCAGAAATACTCTTAATTCATgaaaggtttttaaaagaactgaaaaaacgTCTAGACAACTGGGTACCAAACCAAAAAGTAGGTGATGCATTCATTGAAATT ttttcaaaaacagaagTATTAGAAGTTTACACATCTTTTGTAAACAATTGTAATAGAGCGAAAAATGCTATCCGTACAGCCAAACAATCGAGACCTTCATTTGCCAGGTTTTTGGAGACAACAGCTAGAGAGCATAAGGGAAAACTCACTTTGGACAACCTTTTAATTAAACCAGTTCAAAAATTTCCAAA ctATGAGATGCTATTTACCAGGCTTATAAAGCATACAATCGGAGAACATCCAGATCAAAAACATCTTCAAGATGTTTTGAAACTTGTTCATGATATACTAGTTCATATAAACtgtaaagaaaaggaaattttagtaaattttcaaAGACAGGCAACCCTGCGTGAGctagaaaatataattgaaggTGTAACAAACCTTAATGGTCCTGATCGCCAATTCATTATATTTGACCTGGTATCTATGACAACTGCTCCGGGCGTTAAAAAGGAAAGaggatttttcctttttaatgattttttactgATAACAAGCCTCAAACGAAGAAGTGGATCAGTCAGGAAACCAAATAC ATCTTACTGCCCTGCAAATATTGCAGTCACCTTGGAtactacaaaatataaatttttaaccaAAGTATTACTAGTCAATTTGGAAAATGTAAAAT cAAAAGAGGATGAATTTCGAAAAGAGAGTGATAACTTGGAAAATTTACCAGATGATTGtaataaacttcaaaaaatttctGAAATTGCTTCAACAATCAAATATCCACATCAAATGTTGGAAGAAGCCATACGAAATATACatttagaaatacaaaatctGTTATTTGAACGTGAATTAAATGCAACCCGTCTTAATGCGTTGGAAATAACGATCAATTCACC aaATGGAAGAGAGCATTTAGAAATAATGTTTACCAATGCAGAAAAACGGTTTCAATGGGAAGAGGCATTCAATGAAGCTAAGCAAAAACTAGCCTTAACTTCAGAACAGCATCCCGTTCCGGAATTTGTTACCTCAATTCCTATCGTTAAGACAAGGGCTGGTTTACAGTTTACATGTGCAGAACCAACTTTAAGTGAACCAAAAGAAGTCTGGGTATGTAACAGTGATGGATATGTTGGACAAGTTTGTATTATGAGCCTACTCCCGGAACCTAATGTTACCAGCTGTAATGGAGTTTGTAACGCAAGAATTTTATGCTTGACATCGGCTCCTGCGATAAACGATAG taaaacaaacaacttttctACTTCATCAAACGAGGATATATGTTCTAGTGAAGACAAAGAGACCAGCTCACTTAAAAACTctgaaaaacaaaaggaaacatCTACTATGAATGCAATCACTGATTTAAAATTAGATTTCAATAGTTCTAGTGATGAATCTgagcaagaaaaatatttagaagGAGAAGGGATAGGTAGACCAGTTGCTGCATCAAATGCAATAATTCGATTTAAAATTCCTGTACACTTGCACAAAAAT GTATCCTATTCCGATGAAATTGATAGCAATCAATCAACTATGTGGCTTGGTACTGAAGACGGTTATGTACACATCTATAACTGCACTGAAAgtattagaataaaaaaaaacaaaattaagatacAACACGCATCAGCTGTTTATGCAATCCT GCATCTTGAAAACAGAATATTTGTTTCACTAGCAAACGGTGACTTATGTGTCTATCGTAGGGATAAGG TTCGTTGGAATACAACATCACCTCTCTGTTTTTCGATTGGAACGGTTTCAAGTCCAGTGACCAAGTTTTTGAACGTTTATTTGAAGTTATGGTGTTCTATTCAAGGAATTATAAAGGTTTTGGATACGAAAACCTTGCAA GTTGTTCATCAAATACAAGTATCACCAGATTCTAAACCTATTACAAACATGGCTCTTACTCTTAACACCGTGTGGATATCTGTACAGAATTCTGCAACTATCAAATGTTTCCATGCAAACAC ATACCAACTAGTAACGGAAGTTAACTTAGGACCAGCTGTAAATAAGATGTTATCTAGTTGCGACGACATTATTCGTCAACATAAAGCAGCTTGTCTACGTGTAACGTCTTTACTATCATGTAAAGATCTTATTTGGATTGGCACAAGCGCAGGAGTTTTACTGACAATATCAGCACATGGAATTGAAAATGGATCAGTAAACGTTGTTCCATCAGGAATACCGTATGGGCATACAGGTCATGTTAGATTCCTAACATTTGTTGAGTCTTCTCTCAACCAAACCCATGATTCCAAGTTAACAGATACACATTTAAGCACATGCAATAGAAACCAAAT atacTCAAGGGACAGTAAAAGTACGACGGAAAACAATTATACATTAGTAATATCGGGTGGAGACGGATTTGAAGATTTTCGAAACTCGGGAGCAAACTCTTTAAGCGAAATAGCTGGAAGAGAAGACAGTACAAATTATCTACTAGTATGGCAGATTTCATAA